The Diceros bicornis minor isolate mBicDic1 chromosome 18, mDicBic1.mat.cur, whole genome shotgun sequence sequence CCTGGAGCACACCAATCAAGGATAAGGATAGATACAAATGATTGCCGGGAGAAACACATCCCAGGACATTTCTACAGCACATTCTCTGTGCCTAGTGCTGTGTCAGGCTCCACGGGACCGAGGTGGGGTACAGAGTgggcagagggggaggggagagctgaGGATGAATTAGCCAGAACGCCTTTGGTTCCTAGTGGTGTTGATTGGTTTACGTAACTGAAAGGTCAATGCAGGCTTCAGGCCCAGGTGGGTCCTCCACGAGGAGGGCACAGGAAGGGCAAGTTCTACGGGAGACGAGGAGTTCAGGTCGGTCCCACTTGGGTTCCCAGGGAAGCCAGCTAGGATCTTCTCCTCTTCTCagctctgctttcctctctgcaGGCTTCTTTCTCAGGCAGGCTCTCTGGCCTCAGAGTGGCAAAGTGGCgaccagcagctccaggctgaCATCTCACCGGCTCAGCCACTCCCAGGGCACACAAGTGTCTCCTTCTCCAGAGTTCCTGGCAAAAGTTCCAGGTCCAACTCTTACTGGCTGGGGATGGGTCATGTGCCCATCCCAGAACCAGTACTTGTGGCCAAGGAAAGGGAATGCCCTCATTGGTGGAGCCTGGTTGTGTGCCCACCCTGATCCAGGCACTCTTGCTAGAAAGCAGAGTGTGATCAAAGGTCCTGGGGCAGGGAAGGAACAGCAAGAGAACAGCTAGGGAGCAAGAAAGGAGCCAAAGGAGAGGAAGTGGAGGGGTGAGCAGGGCCACTGGCTCAGGCCTCTGAATGCCGGGCTGTGGAACATGGACTTTCTCCTGCAGGCGGTGGGGAGCCGTGGAagggtccagcaggggaaggcCTGGGGCAGGCAGGTGTGGGGTAGGGATGGAGGCCAGAGGCAAGACAGCTGTGAAGAGGCAGCACTGACGAGAGGAGAGGATGAGGCTGTGCCAAGGCAGATGCAGCAAGCATGGAAGACAGAGATGATCACCCTGGCGGGCCCTGCACTGGGGGTGGCGCTGCAGCTTCTGCCCATCAGTGCTGCAGGGGGACATGTGCCCAGCACAGCCAGAGTTTCTGACTTCTCAAGAGCAGTGGGAAATTGGAATTTATGGGTGAAAGGAACCTCTTGGTTTTTAGAAGTTGCCGAATCATTCAAAAACTTGAAAAACATAAATCATCAGCCTGACTTGTCTGCAGACTGCATGCTGAGTAACCTCTGACCCCCAGGGTGGACTCCAGCTCTGGATTCAGTCCCTCCCGGCCCGCAGTCTGGTCTCATCCCGGCCCTATTGGGCTGCTCTGCCCAAAAGCGTGTGCCCAATCTGGTCAGCTCCTGCCTGTGGCCCATAGTTAGCCCCTGTGTCACCGGCGACACGACCTGTCCTCCTAGCCCCAGGCCAGAGCTGCCTCAGCATCTGTCCCAGCTCCTCTCGTGTCTCAGCCTGCACACAAGAACCTAGTGTGGACCCTCTAGATCCCTGGATGAAGGCCAAGGGAGGACAGGAAGGATGAAGTGACCCAAAGAATGTGGGCGTGATAGAGACAGAGGACGTGAGGATAATGCCCAGGCTGTGAGCCTGGGGGATGGGTATATACTGCGCCATCCTCCCTCACGAACAAGTTCTGTGGAGAGACGAGGTGTGCAGGTTGGTCCGATGGAATTTTTGTTTTGAGATAGAATTCACACGCAATAACGTTCACCTTTTCAAAAtatacagtttggtggtttttagtataatcaaaaagttgtgcaaccatcaccactgtctaattccagaacatttgcaCTCCTCCAAAAAGAAGCCCCCTACCCcttagcaatcactccccattccccctatCCACATCCTACtttgcctgttctggactttTCATGTAAATAAAATCTTGCAATATGTGGCCCttgcgtctggcttctttcatgttGTAGAAGGTACCAGTACTCCATtccttttatgactgaataatattctgttgtgtggaaatgccacattttgtttatccattcataagTTGATggatatctgggttgtttccactttttgcctCTCATGAATAAtattgctgtgaacatttgtgtacaagtatttgtgtggatgtatgttttcagttctcttgggtatatcccttggagtggaattgctgggtcatgtggtaatcccatgtttaactttttgagtcactgccagactgttttccaaagggtCGAGTTGAATTTGAGGGACCTGTGAGATGTCTGGGGCGGGGGGCCGGGGCACTGGGAAGGAATGTGTGTCACCAAGCTGTGGGAGATGTAGACATTTATATAAGTTCTTTGAGTGCAGAGTATTGGTTCGTTTTGTTCATCTCTATATTTTTAGTGACTAGAACAATTTTTGGCACATAACAGGGGTTCgataaagatttgttgaatgactgagtgaACGTATGGAATTGAATCTCGGAGGAGAGTGCGGAAGTGGAGACAGAAATCCGTGGGACCTAGTGTGTCTGTGACAGCTCACACGAGGTTCTGCCTGGGCCGAGAAGGGAAGCCAGGAGGGCAGACGGACATTTAAAGAGGATATAGTGAAGGAGGACCAGAGACAGTGACAACAGGaggattatttattattatgtgcatgccaggcactgtgctaatttCCTCAGGGAGAACTCATGGGAATGTCCCCCAAACAAACACCTAGACTTCTTCTTGCTGGGGCTCAGCCCAGAGCTCAGTGCGTGGTGTGGCCCTGCTTATATTTGTTGATCGAGCAGCCTCTTTGAGGTAGGTgccatcacctccattttacgAGAAAgccagggctcagagaggtttcgTCTTTAGCCTGAAGCCGCACAGCTGGTGAGTTGCAGTGCTGGTACCTGAAGCTCGGCCTCTGTGACCCCAGAGGCCACACTCTCGGCCACTCTAACATGAGGCTTCTTCCATGAAGGGCTGTTGGAGAAGAGAGACTCAGGACAGGGTGTTGCTGAGgacaaggaggaaagaatggGAATGAGAATTTTTGGAAGAGGCGGGGTTTCTGAAGATGCCAGTGTCTTTGGCATCAGGCCCCCTTGGTGGCTGTCCCGGGGTGGTGACTACAAGGCCAGGTCAAGGCGAGCACGGCTTTAGAGGGGCGGGCTTGGCACCATGGTCGTTCTATTATTATCAGAACCGAAGTCATTGATGCCAGATTTGACTTTTCCCTTTGACCACCAGGACTGACAGCCCACGGGGCAGACACGGCCCAGAATGGCTGCATCAGCCCCAGCACGCAGCCTTGGTGTGGCTTTCGGCAGACACGTTGATGCCAGGCTGCTCAGTGGAGGGGGGCAGAGTCCTGGGCTGGGAGCCTTGAGCCTGGAGTCTGCCCTGCTTTGCCTCTGACTTGGGAAGGACACtcccccaggcctcagttttcccatctatatTGTGAGGAGTTGGTATAGGGCAAAGAGAGAAATGCTGCTGGGACCTCAGGAGTGGGGGCTGTCAAGGGTGAGGCCAGCGACCTCTCCTGAGGGGGGTTCAGAATACGGAGCAGCTCTCCCATGACCCCCTAACAGCAACTTCGAACTCGGACATGGAGCCAGAGGCCTTCCTGGAGGAAGAAACCTAAGGAGAGTGGGGGGATGGGTGATGACCCCACCCTCCCtgatggggcagggggcaggctgCAGGCTCAGGACACTGAGAATTGGGAGCCTTTGTCATGCCTCACCTGTTGCCATCTGGGACCTGCAGGGGGCAGCAGTGACCATGCTTAGGCTTGAGAGGGGTGGCTTGGCTCCAGCGCCGGCCAGAGAGGGGcttggagaaggagaggagaggaccaCAGGAGGAGAGGACATTGGTGGGTTGCCTTCCTGGGGCCTGGAGCAGGGAGACAGCCCCCAGAGAGCTAGCAGTGATGCTGGGACTAAGAGGCCTGAAGAATTCTGTTACTAGGCCTGAGCTCAGGGGGACAGGAGAGGGGCTTTGAGCTCTATTTGGACAAGTGGGCTAAGGGTAGGGTGAGGGGTGACGGAGGCATGAACATACCTCCCCACGGTCAGATACTGCCACAGGTGTGCTCACAGATTTGCCCTGGAGATACACAGCTACACACTCTGACGGGCaccatggacacacacacacacacacacacacacacacacacacacacacacagagttacaCTGAATCTCCATGAAGTCTTTCCTGAAGGAAAACTCTGGAGAGAAGTGTTATTCAGGATTCTCAGCATAAGCAACAGAAACTAAACCCAAACTGGCTTGCATAAAGGAAGGGAACTTATTAGGTCATGTAATTGAAAAGTCCAGAGGTAGATTTTTCAACATGCTTCAGGTATGGCTGGATCTAGGTGCTCTAACATTGTCAGGAGTCTGCCCCTCTGCACCTCCTGGCCTGGCTTTCTTCTAAGTTGGCTTCATTTTCAGGCTTGCTTTCTCCATGAGGTAGCAAAGATGACTAACCATAGTTTTGGTCTTCTAGCCACCTTGCTTAGCCACTCAGCAGAGAGAATGTCTCTTTCCCAGTAATTCCCAGAAAAATCTTGGCCTCATTGCTGAAACTCCCCAGGTGGTGTGTCCAACCTTAGACCCATCACTGTTGCTAGGGTGATGGAACACTGTTTGGCAAGCATTGGTCATGTGCCCCTGCTCTGACCCTGGAGTTAAGAGGGAGGTCAGCCCCATTGAATCTCCCAGATTGAAAGTGGAGAACCCAAAGGAACAGAAGTTCTCAGTGCTGGGAAGGGAAGGCCAGAATTTCCCAAGAAaggtgggaggcctccagcctgAGCCACTCCCACAAGGCCTCAACCAGGACCAGATGCTGCAAGCCCGTCAGAGGGCCACCTGCCCCATTTCCCTTCCAGCTCCCCTCCCAGGGGCTCCAGCATGGCTGAGATAACAACAGCTAATGTCTATATAGCGCTCACTCAGTGCCAGTCCCCATTCTAAGCGCTATTACATGCGTTAACTCTCAACAACAAGTACTATtggtactattattgttattcccatttcatagatgaggaaactgaggcagagggatTGAATAGCTCACCCAGAATCACACACTCCATGCGTGTGTAGCTGGGCTCCAAATTCAGGCTGTTGGGCACTGAAGGCCAAGCGCTCAGCCCTCATGCTCTGCTGTTTCTTGGTAGGAGGACCTCAGGAAGGAAGGAGCACTCTGGGAATGAGGATTGTGGTCCAAGAAGCTTCCcctctgggcccagcagatcCTGCTCTTTGAAAAGGATCTGAAAGTGTCCTTCAGTGGGTCTCCTCCCTGGGAATTTCATAGTGAAAAGAACGGTGGAACTTCCCGCACAGGCCAGCTGGAGGGAGGCAGTGATGCTCTCCTGCCTCCAGCCCAAGACGCAGCTTTAGGAGCAGAGAGTGGCTCAAGATGCATctgggagggaagggaaaggacTTGAGATGTCCAGCTGGTGCCAGAAGGGGCAGCGGCCCACAGAGCCACGTGTCATCCTGGAATGGCcctgcccagctctgccctccaTCCCCCAACAGGTGGGTGTTTGTCTACGAGAAGGGCTACCAGACCTCAAGCGGCCTCATCAGCAGCGTATCTGTGAAACTCAAGGGTCTGGCTGTGACGCAGCTCCCAGACCTGGGTTCCCAGGTCTGGGACGTGGCTGACTACGTCTTCCCAGCCCAGGTAAGCTGGCTCAGAGCTGGGTGAAGCTCTGTCCCACCTCCCTGTGGACCAGtccagctcctctctctctctgggcctcagtttcctaactgTGAATGAGGGGCAGAAGCAGCCTCGTAACATCCCCCACTCTGACATCATGGGTGTGGAGGCTGCTGGGCGTTATGTGGGTTCTAGGGGTCTGCTGGGGCCATGCGTGGGTTCTCGGGGCTGTTCTCCCAGCTCAgatcccttccctcccctctccctgcccctcactTCCAGGGAGACAGCTCCTTCGTGGTCATGACCAATTTCATCGCGACCCCCCAGCAGGCTCAAGGCTACTGTGCAGAGGTGAGGACTGCTGCCCATCCCCCCTTCTCGGACCAACAGGGAAAATAACACGGAGGAGGAGATCCCCTTGAGCATTGGAGGTGAAGCTGGATAGGCTTCCCGCGGGGGCCACAATGGTAGAATTTCAGGCATAGATTCACACAAAGTAACGGTTCACCATGGACAGTGCTGGGCCTTCCCTCCCAGCTGTGTGCCAAGCAGGATGCTGAACCTTAGTGCCCTCCCAACCTCCaagccccaacccccaccccctgcccaccagctgACATCGGCAGTGGTCAGCCTGGCATGAGCCCAGAGGGGTCCTGGGAGGGGACTGGGGGAAGGAGGCTGTGAGCAAGGGTCACCCCAAAGGGATCTGAGACTCTGCCCCACGCTCCCTAGggccctgggggtgggaggggctctTCTCGGGACCCCACCCAAGGGGCTTGGAGCCAgcagctctcccctcccccagcacccagAAGGAGGCACGTGCAGGGATGACAGCGGCTGCACTCCAGGGAAGGCAGAAAGGAAGGCCCAAGGTGAGGTCCACCTCCTCCTGTCCCCCTTCATAGCCCCTGTCAGCTTCAAGCTTCCTCGCCAGGAAGTCCTTCCTGCTCTCTCCCCTCCTGCCACCCCGACCTTGGCCTGCCCTGTCCCAGACCCAACCACGTTTCTGTCCTCAGGCTTCTGCTCTTGGGTGCCCCATCACTGGGATCTCCTAGGGGCAGGACCTGGGGGCCTCCTCTGCACTCCCAGCTTGAGGTGGGCACCTACGGGTTCCTCCATTGCTCCAGGCATCCGCACGGGCAAGTGTGTGGCCTTCAATGACACCGTGCGGACGTGTGAGATCTTCGGCTGGTGCCCCGTGGAGGTGGACGACAACGTCCCACGGTAACGCCCTGTCCTTCCAGAGAGCTGGGCGGAGGTCCCCAGCCCAGAGGGGCATCTGGATCTGTGTTCTGGGAAGGATCTGTCCCCCTTCTTCTGACTCTACCCTCACCCCATCCGTGCGGCCCAGGCCAAAGATCCCCCGGCCCCTGGTCAAGGGGCCTGAGAGTCCACCATTATAGCACACCTGCCCCTCCACCCATCCAAGGCCACAGGAGGATCTTTAGGCTATCACACCCCCACGCACACCGTGCCAAGCTCTGGTGGGCACCGGGAGGGCCTCAGGGGGAGGGGGCGGTGAGTGAGTGTGgtctcctccagccctgcccttctACGAGAGGCCGAGAACTTCACTCTCTTCATCAAGAACAGCATCAGCTTTCCACGCTTCAAGGTCAACAGGTTCGTAGGAAGGGTGGGCAGAGACGCAGGCGGCTCCCCAAGGCTGCTCCAGCTGCTCTCAACTGTCCGTCGCCCTCCACTCCTGCTGATTTCCCTCtggaggcagaagctggggccaGGCCCCTGGGGGCGCTGCCTCAGTCTCCAAGGGCTGTGGAAGGGGCATTTCTGGATCCCGGGAGGCATCCCCAGAGCTTCAGGGCATGGTGGGCACCCTCCCAGCTGGCATGCCGCTGCCACCAATGCCCTCTGCCCCCACAGGTGCAACCTGGTGGAGGAGGTGACCACTGCCTACATGAAGACCTGCCTCTACCACAAGACCCTGCACCCGCTGTGTCCCATCTTCAAGCTGGGCTACGTGGTACAAGAGTCAGGCCTGAATTTCAGTAGCCTGGCCGAGAAGGTACGGTGCCAGGCAAGTGGGGAAGGCTGGGCCTCAGGACCATCAGGCAATAAAGGCTTTTCAGCCTCCCCAGACCCTCCCTGGTGTAGGCCAGGTATATATATACGAATCTATTCCCTAATACTGGGGGCTCCTGAGGGTCAGGCCTGTGTCCTCAGCAGGGCCTGGCATGGACCTGGCACACAGGACGTGCCCAGGATGAATGGATGTGGGCAGACTTGTCACCTGGACGTCTGCTGAGGTCCCACCGGTTTTTAAATATTAGTTAAAGGCAGCTTGAATCCCACGGCCCATGGTCCTGAGAAATCCTGTGCCCTGCCCAGAATTCCGGAATTCTGGGGTTCCGAGAGAAGGGGTGCCTTGTAAGGAGCACAGGCTTGTCTGCCTAGGTTCACATCCCAGCACTGCCCCTAATGAGCAGCGTGACCCCAGACAGGTCTCTGACTTTCCGTGTGTCTGAGTTTTTGCACCTCTCAAGTGGGCGCGATGATAGTGCCAGTCTCGTAGGGTTGTCTTGAGGATCAAGTGAGTCCCCGCGTGGGACAGTGCTTCAGTACCGCCTGGCAGGTGGCCGCCTGTTACGTGTTCCCACGTGATCGCTACCAGCCTGCTCCTGCAGCCGCCGGTTCAGGGCTGGCAATCAGCCCCTTTTCTGTGACATCGCGCACACATGCACAAACTCTCTCACAACACATTTATctagaacaggggtcagcaaactttttctttaaagggccagagagtaagtattttcagctttgcaggctGCGTGGTCTCTGCTCCAGCTACTCAGGACAGCTGCTGGagagcaaaagcagccacagacatgGGTAAACAAATTCGGcccttgggcctcagtttgcaGACCCCTGGAGGGGGTGGACACTGTAACAACGCACACGACCAGAAAGCTAATGTTAGATCTCCCTGTTCCTAAAAATCTCCCTGCCGCCCCCACTGGGAACTTCTTACCCAACACCATCATCTTCAGGTACCAGCCTCCCCCCCGTTGCCCAGCTCCGTGCCTGCCCTGATCACTTCCCAACTCTCCTGTTGCTCAGCCCACCCCCACTGGTCCCTGAGCCTGGCCGCGCCCAGAGGAGCTTTGCTTTCTCAAGCTTTCTCTTCCCAGCCCATGTCTTTACACACTCTTTAACTCAACAGCTATTTATGTGCCTCCCACACTGTGACTTCCTCTGGGAACTCAGGAGTCAGTGACGAAGGAGACAGACAGTCCCACCCTCGTGGACCTTACGATCTTGAAGGAGATGGGTTAATaatcacacaaaataaatatatgactACAGAGCGACAAATgttccagaagaaaacacagagggaACATATTTCAGACTGGGagctggtcagggaaggcctttcaGGGGAAGTGACCAAAGGATGAGAAAGAGCCAGCCTTGTGGGGAACTGGGGGAACtgcctgtgcaaaggccccgaggtAGGAAGAGCTTGGTGTATTCCAGAACCAGTCAGAAGGCTGGACTGTGATGGGCGGGCAGTGGGGCCAGAGGTGGTGATAGGACCTCAACGCTGAAGCAGCTTCTCAGTGTCTCTTctcaaacaaaaaacaagttcCCTCTTCAAGAGACTGCTGGCACTGGCCGTAAGACAGGAGTCTCTTGATCTTAAAACCCTGGATCTTGAACCCTGTGTCCCTGGCAGGGCGGGGTGGTAGGCATCACCATCGACTGGAACTGTGACCTGGACTGGCACGTGCAACACTGCAAACCCATCTACGAGTTCCATGGGCTGTATGAGGAGAAAAATCTGTCTCCAGGCTTCAATTTCAGGTGCCCGCCAGGCCCCCACCACTGCACCCTTCCTTGGGGGCCCTTGGGCTTTTCCACTCCCAGAACCCCTTGAGACCAAGCAAGTATCCCcaggaggggagcagaggaggcTGGGCTGCTCCCATCCTCCTGGATTGGTCAAGCAGGGAGCCAGCAGAGAACAAGACCTTGGCCCTGGCTCTCGGTCCCCTTGAGGCCTCCCTGGCCAGGGCTGGCTGGGGAAATTACTGACATCAGGAGCTAGGGTGAGGGTTGAATACAGCATTCCTTGAATGAGGCGGGGATCCTGCCTATGACTCTCCCTCTATATAATGTTggaggcacagggttgtccacATGGAGCTCTAAGGGCTCCTGCATCCCTGACCCTCTGAGAACTCCGGACCCGAGACagttctccctcaccctctcctGCAACCTCGCCCCTTCCCAAGGTTTGCCAGGCACTTCGTGGAGAACGGGACCAACTATCGGCACCTCTTCAAGGTGTTTGGGATTCGCTTTGACATCCTTGTGGATGGCAAGGTGAGTGTCCAGTGTGAGGGGTAGCCAGAGACACATTCTTGGTTCCTGTGAGTGCCTGTCGCGTGTCTGTAGTTGTAGAGACAGGAAGTTGGATCGGCTTCACTCGGGGGTTCTAATTCTAAGAACAGATGGACCCGGGGACCATGGGGGCAGGGCTTTCCCACCTGtgacctcacctcccccactGTCTCCCTGTGTCCAGGGATGCAGAGCCAATGTCAAAACCCAGGGCTCCTGACCAGCGGATGGGTCCCCAGGGCAGTGGGCCCGTGGGCAGCAGGCTATGGGCCAGCTAACAGTGGAGGGGAGGAAGCCCGCTGGCCCCAGGCCTGGCCTTAGGGCTTCTGAGGAAGGCCTTTTCCACGAGGCCCCTTCTGATGGTTAACCTTTCTCTCCCCTGGGCCCTGCCACCAGGCTGGGAAGTTTGACATCATCCCCACAATGACTACCATCGGCTCTGGGATTGGCATCTTCGGAGTGGTAAGTGCCAGGGTCACGGCGTCACTGTGCCAAGGTCAGTCCCCCCTCTTCCACATCTTAGTAGCTGCAACAAGTCTCTTGCCCCAAAACTTGGCTGTAATTTTCCATCCTTGCTgagccccccaccaccaccctagACCCACAGTAtgtctggggaaactgaggcccagagctggggcaggaCAGAGGCAGGACAGAGCAGTGCCTCATCCCCCTCCAGGACCTGAGGTCTGGATAGGGCAGGGTTCAGCCAGGCCCCCACAGTCAGTAGGGATGGAGGTGTTATGTGGAGGGTCCTGCCCCGAGATTCCCACCCTCGCCCCCCTACCCCGCCCCCAGGCCACGGTTCTCTGTGACCtgctgctgctccacatcctgcCCAAGAGGCACTACTACAAGCAGAAGAAGTTCAAGTACGCGGAGGACATGGGGTCAGGGGCGGTAAGAGAACTCCCCGAGTCTGCCCTTCAGAGGCTTCAGGCCCACGTGTCTGTGTTGGGGTCCCCGCTGCTTCCCTGGGGCTGACTTCTATCCCCCCAATGCTTACACAGGGCGAGCGTGACCCCGCGGTCACCAGCTCCACCCTGGGCCTGCAAGAGAACATGAAGACATCCTGACCTTCG is a genomic window containing:
- the P2RX1 gene encoding P2X purinoceptor 1 yields the protein MARRLQDELAAFFFEYDTPRMVLVRNKKVGVVFRLIQLVVLAYVIGWVFVYEKGYQTSSGLISSVSVKLKGLAVTQLPDLGSQVWDVADYVFPAQGDSSFVVMTNFIATPQQAQGYCAEHPEGGTCRDDSGCTPGKAERKAQGIRTGKCVAFNDTVRTCEIFGWCPVEVDDNVPRPALLREAENFTLFIKNSISFPRFKVNRCNLVEEVTTAYMKTCLYHKTLHPLCPIFKLGYVVQESGLNFSSLAEKGGVVGITIDWNCDLDWHVQHCKPIYEFHGLYEEKNLSPGFNFRFARHFVENGTNYRHLFKVFGIRFDILVDGKAGKFDIIPTMTTIGSGIGIFGVATVLCDLLLLHILPKRHYYKQKKFKYAEDMGSGAGERDPAVTSSTLGLQENMKTS